One segment of Aquimarina sp. BL5 DNA contains the following:
- a CDS encoding PspA/IM30 family protein: MNFFKRLFKIGEAEANSAIDKMEDPIKMTEQGIRDMKVDLEKSLEALAQVKALAIRSKNDTEEFAAKAEDYQQKAMLILKKAQSGDLDTAEADRLAKEALIKKEESLQHVTRGNVETEKFDGSVSQLEKNVEEIKQNISKWENELKTLKARVKVSAATKNVNKQMAEIDSSSTVSMLERMKDKVNQEEALAEAYGDIANASKSIDDELDKAANTTEMNAEDDLAKLKEQLGLNEKKK; this comes from the coding sequence ATGAACTTTTTCAAAAGACTATTTAAAATAGGTGAAGCTGAGGCAAATTCTGCTATCGATAAAATGGAAGATCCTATTAAAATGACAGAACAGGGGATCCGTGATATGAAAGTTGATCTCGAAAAAAGCCTAGAAGCATTAGCGCAAGTAAAAGCACTAGCTATCAGGTCTAAAAATGATACTGAAGAATTTGCTGCAAAAGCGGAAGATTATCAACAAAAAGCAATGCTAATTCTTAAAAAAGCACAAAGCGGTGATCTTGACACTGCAGAAGCGGATCGATTAGCTAAAGAAGCATTGATCAAAAAAGAAGAATCACTTCAGCATGTAACTCGTGGGAATGTCGAAACAGAAAAATTTGATGGTTCTGTATCTCAATTAGAAAAAAATGTGGAGGAGATCAAACAGAATATTAGCAAATGGGAAAATGAATTAAAAACCCTCAAAGCAAGAGTAAAAGTTTCTGCGGCCACTAAAAATGTAAATAAACAAATGGCAGAAATAGATAGTTCCAGTACGGTTTCTATGCTAGAGCGTATGAAGGACAAAGTAAATCAAGAAGAAGCATTAGCAGAAGCCTATGGGGATATCGCAAATGCATCTAAATCTATTGATGATGAACTTGATAAAGCTGCAAATACGACTGAAATGAATGCAGAAGATGATTTAGCAAAGCTAAAAGAGCAGTTAGGACTGAATGAAAAAAAGAAGTAG